In Alkalihalobacillus sp. FSL W8-0930, a single window of DNA contains:
- a CDS encoding argininosuccinate synthase produces MSKEKVVLAYSGGLDTSVAVKWLTDKGYDVIAVGLDVGEGKDLDFVKQKALSVGAIQSYSIDAKKEFAEDFVLPALQSHAMYEQKYPLVSALSRPLISKKLVEIAEQTGATAVAHGCTGKGNDQVRFEVSIQALNPDLKVLAPVREWAWSRDEEIEYAKKHNIPIPVDLDNPYSVDQNLWGRSNECGILEDPWATPPEGAYELTAPLDKTPDVADVIEIGFDKGVPVSIDGVAYPLAELILHLNDVAGKHGVGRIDHVENRLVGIKSREVYECPGAITLLNAHKELEDLTLPKEMAHFKPVVEKKLTELIYEGLWFSPLQPALQAFLKETQKSVTGVVRVKLFKGHAIVEGRKSELSLYNEKLATYTPDDEFDHNAAIGFISLWGLPTKVHSMINKETKKEVTL; encoded by the coding sequence ATGAGTAAAGAGAAAGTGGTTTTAGCTTATTCCGGAGGATTAGATACATCAGTCGCTGTAAAGTGGCTTACAGATAAAGGGTATGACGTCATTGCAGTAGGGCTTGACGTAGGTGAAGGGAAAGATCTTGATTTCGTAAAACAGAAGGCACTATCGGTAGGAGCCATTCAATCCTATTCAATAGATGCGAAAAAAGAATTTGCAGAAGACTTTGTTCTTCCTGCACTTCAATCTCATGCAATGTACGAGCAAAAATATCCACTGGTTTCAGCACTTTCTCGTCCATTAATCTCCAAAAAGTTAGTTGAGATTGCAGAGCAAACAGGAGCAACAGCTGTTGCTCACGGTTGTACAGGTAAAGGAAATGATCAGGTTCGTTTTGAAGTTTCCATCCAAGCTTTAAATCCAGATCTGAAAGTATTGGCTCCTGTTCGTGAGTGGGCTTGGTCTCGTGATGAAGAGATTGAATATGCGAAAAAACACAACATTCCAATTCCTGTAGATCTTGATAACCCTTATTCAGTTGACCAAAACTTATGGGGCCGTAGTAATGAATGTGGAATTCTTGAAGACCCATGGGCTACTCCACCAGAAGGTGCATATGAGCTAACAGCTCCACTTGATAAAACACCAGATGTGGCGGATGTGATTGAAATTGGATTCGATAAAGGGGTTCCTGTTTCCATCGATGGCGTTGCATACCCATTAGCAGAGCTTATCCTACATCTAAATGATGTAGCCGGGAAGCACGGTGTAGGACGCATCGACCATGTTGAGAACCGTCTAGTAGGAATTAAATCACGTGAAGTATATGAATGTCCAGGTGCGATTACACTTCTTAACGCTCATAAAGAGTTAGAGGACCTAACACTGCCTAAAGAAATGGCTCATTTTAAACCAGTTGTTGAAAAGAAACTAACAGAACTAATTTATGAAGGTCTTTGGTTCTCACCATTACAACCAGCTCTTCAAGCCTTCTTAAAAGAAACACAGAAGTCTGTAACGGGTGTTGTACGTGTGAAATTATTTAAAGGTCATGCTATCGTAGAAGGCCGTAAGTCTGAGCTCTCTCTTTATAACGAGAAGCTTGCTACGTATACGCCTGATGATGAGTTTGATCACAATGCAGCAATCGGGTTTATCTCACTTTGGGGTCTTCCAACCAAAGTTCATAGCATGATTAATAAAGAAACGAAAAAAGAGGTTACACTGTGA
- a CDS encoding acetate kinase, giving the protein MSKIIAINAGSSSLKFQLLTMPEEEVLTIGLVERIGLENGVFQISVNGEKDETITDIPNHEVAVKLLLEKLTGLGIIKSLDEINAIGHRVVHGGELFNDSVLITDEVLKGIETVSELAPLHNPANIVGIKAFKEILPNVPAVAVFDTAFHQSMPEESFLYSLPYEYYKEFGIRKYGFHGTSHKYVSERAAELLDRPIEQLRILSCHLGNGASIAAIEGGKSIDTSMGFTPLAGVTMGTRSGNLDPALIPFIMEKTGQTAVEVLDTLNKRSGLLGLTGFSSDLRDIQEKADAGDERAETALNVFTSRIHKYIGSYAARMSGVDAIVFTAGIGENSITIRERVLRGLEFMGVYFDPSLNEVRGKEAFINFPHSPVKVIIIPTNEEVMIARDTVRLASV; this is encoded by the coding sequence ATGTCTAAAATTATTGCAATTAATGCTGGAAGTTCATCTTTGAAATTTCAGTTGCTTACCATGCCTGAAGAAGAAGTCTTAACAATTGGTTTAGTAGAACGAATTGGTCTAGAAAACGGAGTATTCCAAATCTCTGTTAATGGAGAAAAGGACGAAACAATTACAGATATTCCAAACCACGAAGTAGCTGTTAAGCTTTTGCTTGAGAAATTAACAGGCCTTGGAATTATTAAATCTCTCGACGAAATTAATGCAATTGGACACCGTGTTGTACATGGTGGAGAGTTGTTTAATGATTCTGTACTCATTACAGATGAAGTATTAAAAGGAATTGAAACCGTTTCGGAGCTTGCGCCGCTTCATAACCCAGCTAATATTGTAGGAATTAAAGCGTTTAAAGAAATTCTTCCAAATGTTCCTGCTGTAGCCGTTTTTGATACAGCATTCCATCAATCAATGCCTGAAGAATCATTTTTATACAGCCTTCCGTATGAATACTACAAAGAATTTGGTATTCGTAAATATGGCTTCCACGGTACTTCTCACAAGTATGTATCTGAACGCGCTGCAGAGCTACTAGATCGTCCAATTGAACAGCTACGCATTCTTTCGTGCCACCTTGGAAACGGAGCAAGTATTGCTGCAATTGAAGGTGGAAAATCAATCGATACATCAATGGGCTTTACACCACTTGCTGGTGTAACAATGGGAACTCGTTCTGGTAACTTAGATCCAGCACTCATTCCATTCATTATGGAGAAAACGGGCCAAACGGCAGTTGAAGTTCTTGATACGCTTAACAAGAGAAGTGGTCTACTTGGATTAACTGGATTCTCAAGTGATCTTCGTGATATCCAAGAGAAGGCAGATGCAGGGGATGAGCGTGCAGAAACAGCTCTTAACGTGTTTACTTCACGTATCCATAAATACATCGGTTCGTATGCAGCTCGTATGAGTGGTGTTGATGCTATCGTCTTTACTGCAGGTATCGGTGAAAATAGTATAACCATCCGTGAGCGTGTATTACGTGGACTTGAATTCATGGGTGTATACTTTGATCCATCTCTTAACGAAGTTCGTGGAAAAGAAGCGTTTATCAACTTCCCGCACTCACCAGTTAAAGTGATCATTATTCCAACAAATGAAGAAGTCATGATCGCTCGTGATACAGTAAGACTAGCAAGTGTATAA
- a CDS encoding class I SAM-dependent methyltransferase — MATLTFDELYRCIDEGAMRIEKQTDVTYLEAIAKVGEVIFQGRTGQANETDEELLRILSQIDSESLEGETVRKVFQMCVLKGMKGAVQPHHSMTPDAVSLFASYLINKVTSKQTSPIRLLDLAVGTGNLLTTILNHSPLKMEASGFEADETLLQIAYMNANLQKHQVDLFHQDSLQVALSPGELVVTDLPIGYYPKDEVASTYELKAEEGHAFIHHLMIEQGIRSLHPGGYALYLVPNFLFESDQAESLHAYLKEHTTILALLQLPKTMFNEKQHGKSFLLVQKKGEKTIVPRHALLAELPSFDKKEALADMMKQINKWFEEELKL, encoded by the coding sequence TTGGCTACTTTAACATTTGATGAATTGTACCGTTGTATAGATGAAGGAGCAATGCGAATTGAGAAACAAACAGATGTAACGTATCTCGAAGCCATTGCTAAAGTAGGAGAAGTTATTTTTCAAGGACGAACTGGACAAGCAAATGAAACAGATGAAGAGCTTTTGCGCATACTAAGTCAGATAGATAGTGAATCACTTGAGGGTGAGACTGTGCGGAAAGTTTTCCAAATGTGCGTGTTAAAGGGGATGAAAGGGGCTGTGCAGCCGCATCATTCGATGACTCCGGATGCAGTCAGTCTATTTGCTTCATACTTAATCAATAAAGTCACCTCAAAACAAACGTCTCCTATACGTTTATTAGATTTAGCTGTAGGGACCGGTAATTTACTAACAACGATTCTAAATCATTCTCCACTAAAAATGGAGGCAAGTGGATTTGAAGCAGATGAAACACTCCTTCAAATTGCCTACATGAATGCGAATCTTCAAAAGCACCAAGTAGATCTATTCCATCAGGATAGTTTGCAAGTGGCATTATCGCCGGGTGAGCTCGTCGTTACTGATTTGCCAATTGGCTATTATCCTAAGGATGAAGTCGCTTCTACGTATGAATTAAAGGCGGAAGAAGGACATGCGTTTATTCACCATTTAATGATTGAGCAAGGCATTCGCTCACTTCATCCTGGTGGATATGCCCTGTATCTTGTACCAAACTTTTTGTTTGAAAGTGATCAAGCAGAGTCGTTGCACGCTTATTTAAAAGAACACACAACGATCCTTGCCTTGCTACAATTGCCTAAGACGATGTTTAATGAAAAACAACATGGAAAAAGCTTCTTACTTGTGCAAAAGAAAGGCGAGAAAACGATTGTCCCTAGACATGCGCTTCTAGCTGAACTTCCTTCATTTGATAAAAAAGAAGCACTGGCTGATATGATGAAACAAATTAATAAATGGTTTGAAGAGGAATTAAAGCTGTAA
- the tpx gene encoding thiol peroxidase, whose protein sequence is MATITFKENPMTILGTEVQVGQKAPDFSVLANDLSEYRLADAKESVKLISVIPSIDTGVCDAQTRRFNEEAGTIDNVEVLTISVDLPFAQKRWCAASGLEHVQTLSDHKDLSFGQAYGLVMEELRLLARAVFVIDTNGTLVHVEYVSEATNHPDYEKAIAAAREAK, encoded by the coding sequence ATGGCAACTATTACATTTAAAGAAAATCCAATGACGATTCTAGGAACTGAAGTTCAAGTAGGACAAAAAGCTCCTGATTTCTCAGTTCTAGCAAACGACCTTTCTGAATACCGTCTTGCAGACGCTAAGGAAAGTGTAAAACTAATTAGTGTGATTCCTTCCATTGATACAGGTGTATGCGACGCGCAAACACGTCGTTTTAATGAAGAAGCAGGTACAATTGATAATGTAGAGGTTTTAACAATCAGTGTAGACCTACCATTTGCTCAAAAGCGTTGGTGTGCAGCATCAGGACTTGAGCATGTACAAACTCTTTCTGACCATAAGGACCTATCATTTGGTCAAGCGTACGGTTTAGTAATGGAGGAGTTACGTTTACTTGCACGTGCGGTGTTTGTCATTGATACAAATGGTACGCTCGTTCATGTTGAGTATGTGTCTGAGGCAACAAATCATCCTGATTACGAAAAGGCAATTGCTGCTGCAAGAGAAGCTAAGTAA
- the ytfJ gene encoding GerW family sporulation protein, translated as MSDHPIQGLMKTAMENLKEMVDVNTIVGDPVETPDGSVIMPVSKVGFGFAAGGSEFIIEHKGQQSPEHTHPFGGGSGGGVSITPIAFLVVGKSGIKMIHLDSQTHLYERLLDLAPQVAEKIQSMLRSSSHEKGRDTEHPPI; from the coding sequence ATGTCAGATCACCCAATACAAGGTCTAATGAAAACAGCCATGGAAAACCTAAAAGAAATGGTTGATGTGAATACAATTGTAGGTGACCCTGTTGAAACACCTGATGGTAGCGTCATTATGCCAGTTTCTAAAGTAGGATTCGGGTTTGCAGCAGGCGGAAGCGAATTTATCATTGAGCATAAAGGTCAACAATCACCAGAACATACGCATCCCTTTGGTGGAGGAAGTGGAGGCGGTGTATCGATTACACCAATTGCTTTTTTAGTTGTTGGTAAATCAGGAATTAAAATGATTCATTTAGACAGTCAAACGCATCTATATGAAAGACTTCTTGATCTAGCTCCACAGGTCGCTGAAAAAATCCAGAGCATGCTCCGTTCTTCTTCTCATGAAAAAGGAAGAGATACTGAACATCCACCGATCTAA
- a CDS encoding DUF2953 domain-containing protein: MIWISIFLLTTALIVWLCFLKINVSLNYSFIDQKQTLQCTFTVLTLRIYTYELPDTQKTASVVKTEPEQTDSEETTKKKTLSLVNLFMVFQKIKEWEGYLLSFHSLIRTRFKHIYIHKLKWQTECGVGDAMVTAQTVGYLWTIKSMLVGLLNLYVTFPRLPELQIAPLYKTPGTHTQLQCMFSFRIGHAIRAGLSVLWHWKKRPMAESH, from the coding sequence ATGATCTGGATTAGTATTTTTTTACTCACCACTGCTCTTATTGTCTGGTTATGCTTCTTAAAAATCAATGTAAGTTTAAACTACTCCTTTATTGATCAAAAGCAGACGCTACAATGCACATTCACTGTCCTTACCCTTCGAATATACACATATGAGTTACCCGATACCCAAAAAACAGCCAGTGTTGTTAAAACAGAACCTGAACAAACTGATAGCGAAGAAACAACCAAGAAAAAAACACTTAGCCTCGTTAATTTGTTCATGGTTTTTCAGAAGATCAAGGAATGGGAAGGGTATCTCCTTAGTTTCCATTCTCTTATTCGCACAAGGTTCAAACATATTTATATACATAAACTAAAATGGCAAACAGAGTGTGGAGTGGGGGATGCCATGGTGACCGCACAAACAGTTGGCTACTTGTGGACGATTAAATCAATGCTTGTAGGCCTCTTAAACCTATACGTGACCTTCCCACGCCTACCTGAACTTCAGATCGCCCCTTTGTATAAGACGCCTGGAACGCACACTCAGTTACAGTGCATGTTTTCCTTTCGGATCGGACATGCTATTCGAGCAGGACTATCGGTATTATGGCATTGGAAAAAACGTCCGATGGCCGAGTCACATTAA
- a CDS encoding RDD family protein, with product MMNQHASTPLARSRRARLKKSQEPIQTTDELHVQEEDNLQPIGNEPTAMQQEVAAVQYAGFWVRFWAFLLDQVVLSSLNSIFILSWFTFLGEGVQTIGPFATLTFVYAITFFIYYAIMTKFIGKTVGKMVLGIKVVSDNGQPLSWKQMIFREGIGRLFYHLQIFTFPVFMILYLFVAFVPTKRGLHDLVADTSVIHDKK from the coding sequence ATGATGAATCAACATGCGTCAACTCCTCTTGCTCGCTCAAGGAGGGCTCGCTTAAAGAAGAGTCAGGAACCCATTCAAACAACGGATGAGCTACACGTACAGGAAGAGGATAATCTTCAACCGATAGGAAACGAGCCAACAGCTATGCAACAAGAAGTAGCAGCTGTTCAGTATGCTGGATTTTGGGTGAGGTTCTGGGCATTTCTGCTTGATCAGGTTGTGCTTTCTTCTTTGAATAGTATTTTCATTCTCTCGTGGTTTACATTTTTGGGAGAAGGTGTCCAAACAATTGGACCATTTGCTACATTAACGTTTGTGTACGCAATCACCTTCTTCATCTACTATGCAATCATGACAAAGTTCATAGGCAAAACCGTCGGGAAAATGGTTCTTGGCATCAAGGTTGTCTCAGACAATGGGCAGCCATTAAGCTGGAAGCAAATGATCTTTCGAGAAGGAATCGGTCGATTGTTTTATCATCTTCAAATTTTCACATTCCCGGTTTTCATGATTCTTTATCTGTTTGTTGCGTTTGTTCCAACGAAACGAGGGCTTCATGATCTTGTAGCAGATACAAGTGTGATACATGATAAGAAATAA
- the sppA gene encoding signal peptide peptidase SppA — protein MNWKRWTALAVVAGLLIISTITNLAVGFASLDLEEYTGSEFGEEVIQPGTSGKIVVLTLDGVIQDLGTQSIFDTGMYDHQAFLTQLENASLDQEVDGIIIRVNTPGGGVLESAEIYEKILEAQDEYEKTVYISMGGMAASGGYYIAAPADKVVANPNTITGSIGVIMESINFAELAENYGVKFNTIKSGPYKDIMSPYKEMTDEEREILQAFVDESYDEFVRIIAEGRGMDEETVRNIGDGRIYSGKQALENGLVDELGSLDDTIELLSEDLGGGTYQVVSYNYSMGLYNFLGLTAHKMFGQDPEITMLQKLISENRAPTLKYLYAE, from the coding sequence ATGAACTGGAAACGTTGGACAGCTTTGGCGGTCGTAGCAGGTTTACTAATCATCTCAACCATTACAAATCTTGCTGTCGGCTTTGCAAGCTTAGACCTGGAGGAATACACTGGCTCTGAATTTGGAGAGGAAGTAATCCAACCAGGAACGAGTGGTAAGATTGTTGTTTTAACTCTCGACGGAGTCATTCAAGATCTTGGGACTCAATCTATTTTTGACACAGGAATGTATGATCATCAGGCATTTCTAACTCAACTTGAAAATGCTAGTCTCGATCAAGAAGTAGACGGTATTATCATTCGAGTGAATACACCGGGTGGTGGGGTGCTTGAAAGTGCCGAAATTTACGAAAAGATTTTAGAAGCTCAAGATGAATACGAGAAGACCGTGTACATATCAATGGGAGGGATGGCAGCCTCAGGTGGATATTATATTGCAGCTCCAGCTGACAAAGTTGTTGCCAATCCGAACACAATCACAGGCTCTATTGGGGTAATCATGGAATCGATTAACTTTGCAGAGCTGGCAGAAAACTATGGCGTTAAATTTAATACGATAAAAAGTGGTCCATATAAAGATATTATGTCTCCGTATAAAGAAATGACAGATGAAGAACGTGAGATCCTTCAAGCATTTGTTGATGAGTCCTATGATGAATTTGTTCGAATCATCGCTGAAGGGCGCGGCATGGATGAAGAAACGGTTCGTAACATTGGAGATGGTCGAATCTATAGTGGGAAACAAGCACTAGAGAACGGTTTAGTTGATGAACTTGGTAGCCTTGACGATACAATTGAGTTATTAAGTGAAGATCTAGGTGGCGGAACGTACCAAGTTGTGAGTTATAATTACTCAATGGGTCTTTATAATTTCCTTGGATTAACGGCTCACAAAATGTTTGGTCAGGATCCAGAGATTACCATGCTACAAAAACTAATCTCTGAAAACCGTGCGCCAACTTTAAAATATTTATACGCTGAATAG
- a CDS encoding amidohydrolase, producing MGTLWQNGTFFTLAEQDATVEAVYVVDGRIAAMGSKEQLLEQFKESITEIKDVAGGFVYPGFVDSHLHMIGHGEKLLRLDLSQATSSHEMESWLIKKAQENIEEKWVIAEGWNEYNFPDQKIFTRYELDNISPNKPLYASRVCRHAALVNSEALMLAGITKETPDPPGGVIERDAQGEPTGYLMDTAVDLIKEVMPPVDRQYVYQALKLSVQDLLTHGITGGHTEDMNYYNGFSETLDVFQSLIHKEGFRFRTNFLIHHEQIDAMKKSGYGPGKLTDYLEIGSMKIFADGALGGRTARLSEPYSDDPENYGVFMHTEDEFKALVQKAREHHMPVAVHVIGDAALEQAINALEEYPPVEGRDRLIHLQVARPELIERIKPLEAILDLQPRFVATDFPWVEDRLGQKRLASSFAWKTLLDAGLHCAGGSDAPIEPPGPLLGMHAALTRRHPDEDVHDGYLPAQKLSRFEAVQLFTTGSAYAIGMEERRGKIALGFDADFTVLSHNLFTCDIEEYLSADVLMTIVDNTVMYEKEAR from the coding sequence ATGGGGACTCTTTGGCAGAACGGAACGTTTTTTACGCTTGCTGAGCAAGATGCGACAGTGGAAGCGGTTTATGTTGTAGATGGAAGAATTGCAGCGATGGGATCAAAAGAACAGTTACTTGAACAATTTAAAGAGAGTATCACAGAAATCAAGGATGTAGCGGGAGGCTTTGTGTATCCAGGATTTGTTGACAGTCATCTACATATGATTGGTCACGGAGAAAAACTATTACGGCTTGATTTATCACAAGCCACATCGTCTCATGAAATGGAAAGCTGGCTTATCAAAAAAGCACAGGAAAATATAGAAGAAAAATGGGTCATTGCGGAAGGTTGGAATGAATATAATTTTCCAGACCAAAAAATATTTACAAGATACGAATTAGATAACATTAGTCCAAACAAACCTTTATATGCATCTAGAGTATGTCGTCACGCAGCCTTAGTTAATTCAGAAGCCTTGATGCTCGCTGGCATTACAAAAGAAACACCAGATCCTCCAGGTGGAGTGATTGAGCGTGATGCTCAAGGGGAACCGACTGGATACTTAATGGATACAGCAGTTGATTTAATTAAAGAGGTAATGCCTCCTGTAGATCGTCAGTATGTCTATCAAGCCTTAAAGCTTTCGGTTCAGGACTTGCTTACTCACGGAATAACTGGTGGTCATACAGAGGATATGAATTATTATAATGGATTTTCTGAAACCTTAGATGTGTTTCAATCGTTAATACATAAGGAAGGGTTTCGCTTCAGGACCAATTTCCTCATTCATCATGAGCAAATCGATGCAATGAAAAAAAGTGGATATGGACCAGGTAAGCTCACCGATTATCTTGAAATTGGATCCATGAAAATTTTTGCGGATGGGGCGTTAGGGGGAAGAACAGCAAGACTCTCAGAACCATATTCAGATGATCCTGAAAATTATGGTGTCTTTATGCACACCGAAGATGAGTTTAAAGCACTTGTTCAAAAAGCGAGAGAACACCACATGCCAGTAGCTGTGCATGTGATTGGAGACGCGGCCCTCGAACAAGCAATTAATGCACTAGAGGAATACCCACCAGTTGAAGGGCGTGACCGTTTGATTCATTTACAGGTCGCTCGTCCTGAACTCATTGAGCGGATTAAACCGCTTGAAGCCATTCTCGACCTGCAGCCTCGTTTTGTTGCCACAGATTTTCCGTGGGTAGAAGATCGGTTAGGTCAAAAGCGCCTGGCTTCGTCGTTCGCCTGGAAAACGTTATTAGACGCGGGATTACATTGTGCTGGTGGATCAGATGCACCTATTGAACCGCCTGGTCCATTGCTTGGGATGCATGCAGCTCTAACTCGTCGTCACCCTGATGAAGACGTGCATGATGGATATTTGCCTGCACAGAAATTAAGCCGATTTGAAGCAGTACAATTGTTTACTACTGGAAGCGCATATGCAATTGGAATGGAAGAAAGAAGAGGCAAAATCGCATTAGGCTTTGACGCGGACTTTACCGTGCTATCTCATAATTTGTTTACGTGTGACATTGAAGAGTATTTATCAGCGGATGTATTAATGACCATCGTTGATAACACGGTCATGTATGAAAAAGAAGCACGGTAA
- a CDS encoding alpha/beta-type small acid-soluble spore protein, producing the protein MADNKSSNDLLVPGVQQALDKMKYEIASEFGVQLGADTTARANGSVGGEITKRLVQAAEKQLGGGSY; encoded by the coding sequence ATGGCAGACAACAAAAGTTCAAACGATCTTTTAGTACCTGGAGTACAACAAGCTCTTGACAAAATGAAGTACGAAATCGCTTCTGAGTTTGGTGTTCAACTTGGAGCTGATACTACAGCACGTGCTAACGGCTCTGTAGGTGGAGAGATCACTAAACGTCTAGTACAAGCGGCTGAAAAGCAACTTGGTGGCGGCAGCTATTAA
- the thiI gene encoding tRNA uracil 4-sulfurtransferase ThiI, producing MKYDHILIRYGELALKGKNRVAFEKQLLSNIRHVLKPIQGIKVKRTFGRIIVELNEAEPAPIVELLKDIFGIHSFSLAIRVDHVVEDMQKAALKAVQESEGTIRTFKIVTRRAYKPFPVDSQTLNHKIGGYVLAHTEHLTVDVHHPDATIHVEVRETAAYITTSSFKGAGGLPAGTSGKLLLMLSGGIDSPVAGYLAMKRGADLEAIHFHSPPYTSERAKQKVMDLAKRLNSFGGNIKLHVVPFTDVQTHIRDEAPSNFQMTIMRRMMMRIATKVAEDKGFLGIATGDSLGQVASQTLHSIHTINEVTNYPVIRPLITMDKLEVMDLAKKIGTYETSILPYEDCCTIFLPSDSKTKPSRKHANKFEQYIKVEEHVTRAVEGIETIDLTNLDDVEQAIEDLF from the coding sequence ATGAAGTATGATCATATTTTAATACGTTACGGTGAATTAGCTTTAAAAGGGAAAAACCGGGTGGCATTTGAGAAGCAGCTCCTTTCAAATATTCGACACGTACTTAAGCCAATACAAGGCATTAAGGTTAAGCGGACATTTGGTCGAATTATTGTTGAATTAAATGAGGCAGAACCTGCGCCAATTGTTGAATTATTAAAAGATATTTTTGGGATCCATTCCTTTAGCTTAGCAATACGTGTTGATCATGTAGTAGAGGATATGCAAAAAGCCGCATTAAAAGCCGTTCAAGAATCAGAAGGAACTATTCGCACATTTAAAATTGTCACACGCCGTGCGTATAAGCCGTTCCCTGTTGACTCACAAACGTTAAATCACAAAATTGGTGGGTATGTACTCGCACATACCGAGCATTTAACAGTTGATGTGCATCATCCGGATGCGACCATTCATGTTGAGGTCAGAGAGACAGCGGCATACATTACAACCAGTTCGTTTAAAGGGGCTGGAGGATTGCCAGCAGGAACAAGTGGTAAATTATTACTTATGCTTTCGGGCGGAATTGATAGTCCGGTAGCAGGATATCTTGCAATGAAGCGTGGAGCTGACCTTGAAGCAATCCACTTTCACAGCCCACCTTATACAAGTGAACGTGCAAAACAAAAGGTCATGGATTTGGCTAAAAGGCTGAATTCCTTTGGAGGAAATATAAAGCTTCACGTTGTACCATTCACGGATGTTCAGACGCATATTCGTGATGAAGCTCCAAGCAATTTTCAAATGACGATCATGCGCCGAATGATGATGCGTATCGCCACAAAGGTAGCGGAGGACAAAGGCTTCCTAGGAATTGCAACGGGAGATAGCCTAGGCCAGGTGGCAAGTCAAACCTTGCATAGCATTCATACCATTAATGAGGTAACGAATTATCCAGTTATCCGTCCATTGATTACAATGGATAAGTTAGAGGTCATGGATTTGGCAAAGAAGATCGGCACATATGAAACATCAATCTTGCCATATGAAGATTGCTGTACAATCTTTTTACCATCCGATTCAAAAACGAAACCTTCTCGTAAGCACGCGAATAAGTTTGAGCAGTACATTAAGGTAGAGGAACATGTGACGCGCGCAGTAGAAGGAATAGAGACAATTGACTTAACGAATTTAGATGATGTTGAACAAGCAATAGAAGATCTATTTTAA
- a CDS encoding cysteine desulfurase family protein, translated as MIYLDNSATTAPNEEVLNTYLTVSKQFFGNASSLHRLGVESEKVLNRSRALMAELLEVEPSSILFTASGTESNNLAIKGTLQSSFQKGTHLITTASEHASVNETFKWLETNGYRVTYLPVDEYGCLSINELEQAITKETSLVSISHVNNETGTIQPVEEMGALLARYPHVRFHVDHVQGAGKVSLSIKKAKIDLLTMSAHKIHGLKGTALLYIRPNLQLTPLLHGGDQEFGYRGGTEHVAGAAAMAKAYKMELERAKRERQKLLRLRKRLVDYAAHSDALVLNSHPERGAPHIVNFSAPGYKPEVIIQELAEQEIYVSTQSACSSKQLEPSRVLLAMGKSEEVAGSAIRISLSYDSTEQEIEAFITAMDQLLPRIRKVVKERV; from the coding sequence TCATCGATTAGGCGTTGAATCCGAGAAAGTTCTTAATCGGTCACGAGCTCTTATGGCTGAATTACTTGAAGTCGAACCGTCATCGATTTTATTTACAGCAAGTGGAACAGAGAGCAACAACTTGGCAATCAAAGGAACGCTCCAATCTTCCTTTCAAAAGGGAACACATCTTATCACAACAGCAAGCGAACATGCTTCCGTAAATGAAACCTTTAAATGGCTTGAAACGAACGGGTATCGTGTAACATATTTGCCTGTTGATGAATATGGATGCCTTTCTATAAATGAGCTTGAGCAAGCCATTACTAAGGAGACATCCCTAGTATCGATTAGTCATGTCAATAATGAAACTGGTACAATACAACCTGTGGAGGAAATGGGCGCGTTACTTGCCCGGTATCCTCATGTGCGGTTTCATGTTGATCATGTTCAAGGAGCTGGGAAGGTCTCGTTATCGATTAAAAAAGCTAAAATTGATCTTTTAACTATGTCAGCTCATAAAATTCATGGCTTAAAAGGTACAGCACTCCTTTATATAAGGCCAAACCTTCAATTAACCCCGTTACTTCATGGTGGAGATCAAGAGTTTGGTTATAGAGGTGGAACTGAACATGTAGCAGGTGCTGCGGCGATGGCTAAAGCGTATAAAATGGAGCTTGAGAGGGCGAAAAGAGAAAGACAAAAGCTTCTGAGACTTCGCAAGCGGCTTGTAGACTATGCTGCTCATTCTGATGCTCTTGTTTTAAATTCGCACCCTGAACGAGGAGCGCCACACATTGTTAATTTTTCAGCGCCAGGGTATAAACCTGAGGTCATTATTCAAGAGCTTGCTGAACAAGAGATCTATGTATCCACACAGTCAGCTTGTTCATCTAAACAACTTGAACCAAGTAGAGTGTTACTAGCAATGGGGAAATCAGAGGAAGTTGCAGGCAGCGCCATCCGCATCAGTTTATCTTATGATTCAACTGAACAAGAAATAGAAGCATTTATAACGGCAATGGATCAACTCCTGCCTAGAATTAGAAAAGTGGTGAAAGAACGAGTATGA